The genomic region ataaagcagaaccaaaggaatgaaaaaatggaagacaatgtcaaatgtctcattggaaaaaccactgatatagagaagagatccaggagagataatttaaaaattattggactacctgaaagccataatcaagagaagagcctagatattatctttcaagaaattatcgagaactgctctgatattctagagccagaaggtaaaatagacattgaaagaatccactgatcgcctcctgaaaaagatcccaaaaagaaaactcctaggaatattgttgccaaattctagagttcccagatcaaggagaaaatattgcaagtagccagaaagaaacaatttgagtattgtggaaacacaatcaggataacacaggatctagcagcttctgcattaagggactgaagggcttggaatatgatattcctgaggtcaatggagctaggattaaaaccaagaatcacctactcagaaaaagtgagtatcatgctccaaggcaaaatatggattttcagtaaaatagaggacttttaagctttctcagtgaaaagatgagagctgaatagaaaatttgactttcaaacacaagaatcaaaataaggatgaaaaggtaaacaagaaagagaaatcataagagacttactaaagttgaactgttttgtttacattcctacatggaaagatgatgtgtataattcatgagacctcggtattagggtagccgaagggaatatacatacatacatacatacacacacacacacacacacacacacacacacacacacacacacacacacatatagacagagggctcaaggtgagttgaatatgaagagatgatatctgaaaaagtaaaatcaaactaagggatgagagaggaatatactgagagagggagaaagggaaagatggaatggggtaaactatctctcataaaagtggcaagaaaaagcagtttgttggaagggaaggggggcagatgaggggaaacgactgaatcttgctctcataggatttgacctgaggatggaataacatacacactcaattgggtatcttaccccacaggaaaggaggaaggagataaaaaaggaggggatgatagaagggaaggcagataggggaaggaggtaatcaaaagcaaacactttcaaaatacgacagggtcaagggagaaaattgaataaagggggacaggataggagggagcaaaatatagttagtctttcacaacacgagtattgtggaagggttttgcataatgacacaagtgtggcctatgttgaattgcttgccttctttgggagcatgggtggggagggaagaggggagagaatttggaacttaaagttttaaaagcagatgtttaaaaaaataaaaagttgtttttagcatgcaactgggaaataagatatacaggcaatggggcatagaaatctatcttggcctacaagaaagtaagggaaaagtggatgaagGGAATAGGGTGACAGAAaaaagggctgactggggaatggggcaatcagaatatatgccatcttgcagtggggggagggtagaaatggggagaaaatttgtaattcaaaatcttgtgaaaatcaatgctgaaaactaaaaacattaaataaaaaaatttaaaaaacaaggtAAATCATTTCCTGCCAAAGCTGGTATTCCTAGtacagtggtgggacatcttccctcaccatacaatactcaatattttggatcttatgtgtttgttattttctaatttacagatttggggtcatcattctggctacagtgtacttcctcctaatggtctattatccaaattatgtaaagcagtgaacaaattatccttccaatgttgatacaaattatGAAAACAACTTTCTTaaatgttgtttcaacaatccattcattctttataCCAACTTAGATGCTTATGGGTAATACGGAATATGATATATCTACTCCATATTGTTCAGTACACAATGtatcttcatctcattacctttgaaatgtgacccattgtcgcTTTCAATCTGCTTtgtggttccataatatagacttttAATATGTAGAGTTTTACAGATgttttttctgggttgcattcttataaggacaagccactagtacacctgaataggtgtcaacacaagtacatataaatttgcatcctttatcttggggtagtggtccaatataatcgatctgccaaatttgggctggaacttttccccttgctatctcTCCAGTTTCTACCTGAGGAACAGTTCAttcattttccaattgacatataagACATTCATCTGCTAcatgctttaacaatgaataagagatacaaATACCTCAATCTTCTTCCCACCAGCCTGTGGCCTGGACCCATGAATTGCcagccatttggtggacccattttgctagtaccagatcagcagttggtgtcagagtagggacaatatgttcagtagcaatctctGCTAGTCGGTcaacatgtgcattgtactcTTTCTGTCACAGTGAGGACCacatgagcatctacatgaaaaactgacaaattagtaaccaaagacatgtcccatatatcttcccataattctttgccctAAACATATTTACCATGAAttttccaattttgatttttccacattggcatccatttagctaacccattagctacggcccacaaatcagtgaatatatgacactgtcctcctttctctgttttaatggCTTGATTTACTCCCATacgttcagcatattgactacttccacctttCTCAATACTTTCCAAAGTCTGCCTAGTAGCTACTGTTTTCCAcggtcttttatggcccaaatattttgctgtcccattagAAATCCATGCGTATTTACTCTGCTCTTCAGTCAATCCATCATATCTGTGATTCCATTTTAccagagaatccagagaatcGTCATTGCCATCAATGTCTATATTTGCTATAGATTCATgaagagcagaaactccacttttgcctttttttcgatctattctgaatataccatttccatttaattatactagtctcttgtgcatgtccaattctgtgagatgctggaatactcattacccaagtcataattgggattccaggccttaatgtCACTTCATGGCCCGGAGTCAGTTGTAAAGTCTCTACCAAATCCCAATATGCAGCCaataactgcttttcaaaaggtgtatattgtaatccacatgaaggtagtttccttggcCAAAATCCTAAGAGTACATTTCaactttgttgtttctgccataaactccaattcacatagtcatctcGTACAGTCACTTGTGATTCCACCAGGctactttgcataggccataaatccagagccaattgtatagcagctttgactccttcaaaagctttactctgttcaaatCCCCTATCAAATTCATagtttttcctggtaactttatataaggtttcaaaatctgtccaagatgtggaatgtggtgtcTCCAGTATCCAAAAAATCCTGTGAActtttgggacttttttttattgttgggCATGggaaatcttgaatcttttgtcaaGCTTATGGGAGAttttctcacagtcctttatcccattttatacccaaaaactttacagtttgagctggcccttgagcCTTTGCAGGGTCAATTCcacatcctttgcttttcatatgctcaattaaaagtatcaaactcttctgagttcttttatatttgctccccatatcataatatcatctatgtagtggaaaagctgtacaccaggtaacattaattcatccaaattttcagtcacaatcctatgacaaatagtcaTACCTGGCAATCAagtaaaagtatattgttggccctgtcatgtgaaagcaaactggtcccattatTTGTAGTCTATTGTgattgtaaagaaagcattggccaaatcaataactgtgtaccaagtcccaccatatttctggatcctttcaaTTAAGGTAACAGTGTCTGGAATCGCAGCacacaagggaggagtcactttattcaattgtctaaaattcactgtcattctccacattccatctgactttcatactggccacgcaggattattccattgagtggttgctgggactaacactcctgcttcaacatattcctttatagtattggcaatttcatcttgcccacctggcacatgatactgcttcaaagtaatttctTTAGAAGGTTCAgataaagtgattgggtccatttttatttttcccactaaaactatattaattcctatcttccttaaggcaaattgatatctcccctcaggcaatTCAGggtcatgcctttcaatatatctattccaatgatgtattcaggaatgggtacaataaccatggtatattctttcttaggcaattgtccattttcatcatcagtttgacttgtttggctgatatttcagcctcTGCTAGTCCTGTGATGgaaataggagttccatgcttaaatttgtcagggtttccataaatcaaggtggcctctgccccagtgtcaaTCAACACGATAGTTACAGtgtttgatccatttttccaatatatatagtcagattaatatggggtctataatcctgtctgtgtgtttctttaatctgagctggggctcagcctatttcctagtctccttgaaggtgtgatTCACTTGGATATacgggttcaagatctgtaggatttgtaggggcagttcttacttctctattctatTAGCtatatcttggtacattttgtatagctcattagttggagtGCCATCTATCCTTCTAAAATCTATGtctgctttcaatagagcagtaaacatttcttttcctgtCACTATTCCAACATTGAATCTGTTGGCTATttaccattctctctctctcagaaatttatcattttccagtctcctaagtcacttaactgtgcaaccttatccagcacctctggaAGAgagttccctacttctgcaattagCAGTCAGAATTACATGTTTATAAGTGGATGGTGCCATTTTAATTATCAAatttctatgagagactcccaagggagtttcataataaactctGGGGTTCCCTATAACagtagcagtcttcattacctcctcctttaactttctcattcagtccctaattgaataccaggaTCTATCTACAGTAGGCCATATAGGATATTGTCTCTTAAAACAAGTAGCAGCTGAATCTAACAGAGTGGTTCTTTGGTtacctctttgcaaatgataatccctaaaaacttgctgTGCAAAAGGactctgactaatacttatgaatctcatacaatccacagtcTCTAAAGACACTCCTGTGggcccttcatcactgattctcaccatccaagatattaacaattctcccattctacgggtgaacctactcaagatatctgtgatttcctgatATGTAAAATTCTCCAACATCTGTCTGAAcactgtattattattatctcgTGTTTCTTCCCTCCTTCGCTGTATGGGGTGCACTTCTGGCAGAGGGTCTAACAATGTCTCATTCTCTGTGTGAAAAGCACCATGCAACAAAGTATCATCTCGTGCCTCAGGTTCTGACATTATATCCTCCTCTCTAGATTCTCTCCCCCTGTCACCGTGGTAACCAGATAGGCTGCTAGACTCAACCTGGACTGAACTGAGATGCACTATTGACCTCCTTAGCTCCCTCTggcttctagctgaatttacagcAAAGTCAGTAGATTCGTAAACAATAATCCATTGTTCTACCACCTGAGATTCCCCATATTGCTGTGGTATAAAAGACATATTCTCATTTGAGTTAGATGTTTCAGTAACTGTCCAGTCTGACTTCTTTCTCCTAATAGTCTGTCCttgctttcatatataatatgatagGCTTTGAGTAAAATTCAGCCTCTTCTAGAGATTGCTGTTGGCATTTCCCTTCCTGACTTGATTGTAACTTCATTCAGACATCCTTCCAAATCTCTAAACTCTCCTCTCTGTAGTTTCTGTTTCCAGTCCTCACATAAACTAgtgcctttagaccattcccttgctagaGAGCAATAACTTACATCATCACATCCTcggataaccatttcttcctctaaagcccttctacctctaaatagagatcttatatcttgcaatcctgttcgtgacgccaaataatgtatcagtaaggcaataaacacaacatcaatgttaatcgtgaatatgcctatgtagttctctattgcaaagtatgaaagactctccatttagaaggcagaagaagcaaaatctatattcagacaccagataaccatatcccataaccaaatgttcagctcccacagccagttagcccactttaccATAACAGCAAGGAGTTTAAAACGCAATATCGCAACACAgaaccttgccatcccaaaacgtCTCCGATCCCAAAACAAACtgacagtacagctatcacagtctgttcagctattACAGGCtgactttctttacctcagctctatcgtgatggccattaacagccataacagctctttctcagcatttcctgtgacataacttccttttctctcagcaagctcctcccacaatatgtgacttaggcttcctgtgacataagcaggtcacatggcctattaatgggtgggaaatttCTTtgaatctaaattgctattacaaccGTAAATTTTAGTCTCATgaatttgtgttttcttctgaCAATGATAAGGAGACATTAACAGCTTTTAAGATAGGATGTGATGGGATCAGACTTATGTCTTAAGgtaattttggcagctgtgtgaagcaGAGGTGCCAAACTCTCAGATTCAAGGGGGAGCCACAAAACttcccaaccagattaaaatgtaatttgaaaaGATTTAaccaaataagtaaaaatacaataaaacacaacatagaaaatgttgatttgtgattttctaagttaatacATGGCAGTAGtgatccatttctgtttgagtttgataccattgtTGTGAAGGATTACTTTTTGAATGGAGAGATGCTGAaataaaaggaagaggggaaattaAGGGGCTATTAAAATAGTTCAGACAAGACTGAGGTGCCTGAAGTAATACTATGATTTAATGAGGTATAGGTGAGGAAAAGGTGCATTTCAGCCATGGCGGATGGCCAATGAAAAGGCAGAGAGATAAGAGATGGAGTGCCctttctaaggaagaaaaaaaaagccactttgATTGGCTCATATCCATAGGTTATGGGGAAGGTAGTAATGTATAATGAAGTTTGAAAAATAAGTTTGGATCAGGATATGAATGGCTTTAAGAGTcaaatagaagagtttatattttatgctagaggcaacaggaacccgctagcatttattgagcaggggagtgacttTGTCAGAATTCTGCTTAAAGAGAACCACTTTGCCACTTTGGgaggatatagatagatagatggatagatagatagatagatagatagatagatagatagatagatagatagatagatgaatggatagatggatggatgggtggatgtgggagggggtgagggagagtgcaGAGCAAAGGAAAACTAAAAGAttacaaacctgggagactgggaaGATGGAGGTGCCCTCAGAAGAAATACAGAAGTTCAGAACAGGTATACATTGGGTGGAAACATAATGAGGCAATTAGTTGCTAGAATGGTTAGCATACTAGCAcactggacttaaagtcaggaagttcttagttcaaatattgccttagacatttactagctgtgtcactctagGAAAATCACAACCTCcctcatcagtttcctcatccgtaataTGGATAttataatagcaccaacctcagagggttttgtgaggttcaaatgagataactcacgtaaaatgctttacaaaccttaaagagctatataaatgttaactattattatattttactgTGTTATATTACGTTTTAAATGTGTTGAATTTAAAATATCAATGGAACTTTCAATGCGATTATTTGGGACACATCAGATTTAAGAAGAGTCTCAGGATTGATAACCTTTACCCCAAATGAATTAAACAACCTTCTTCAAAAGCCGGCTACACACTCTTCCCATTGCTACCTTCATCTCTTTGTTCCTGAATGTGTAGATGACAGGGTTCAGAAATGGAGTAAGAACTGTAACAAAGATAACAAGAAATTTATCCAGGCTTGATGTAGGAAATGGCCATGTATAGAAAAATATCAATGGACCAAAGAATAAAACCACCACAGTGATATGAGCTGCcagagtggaaagagccttggaagAACAACCTGAAGAATGATTTTGAACAGTGACCAGGATGAAAATGTAGGAAATTATCAGTAAACAGAAGGATCCAAGAGAAATGAAACCACTGTTGGCAATGACCATAAATTGCAATCTATAAGTCTCAGTGCAGGCTAGTTTGATGAACCGGGGAAGGTCACAGAAAAAGCTGTCCAATTCATTAGGACCACAAAAAGTTAAGTTTACAACAAAAGCCAATTGAATCAAGGAGTGGATGAGGCCAATGAGCCAGGCAACAATCAAAAGGAAAATGCACATTCTTGGGTTCATAATGGTCAAATAGTGGAGAGGCTTACATATGGCCACATATCTGTCAAAGGCCATGGCTATAAGCAACACCATCTCAGTGCCACCAAATGTATGATTGAGGAAGATCTGAGCAATGCAACCcccaaaagaaattaatttatgcTTCTTGAAAAGGTCACAAATCATTTTGGGGACTGTGACTGAGCTAAAACCTAAATCAATGAAAGAGAGGTTGGCCAGCAGGATATACATAGGTGAGTGTAAATGATAATCAAAGGTTACAGTAAACAAAATGAGCATGTTTCCCAAAATGTTCACCACATAGAGTACAGAGGAGGACACGAAGAGGAGATACTGAATCTCCCATGAATCAGAAAGCCCAAGGAACACAAACTGAGATACTATCGAATGATTCTCTCCATCCATTGACTCCAACGTGAACAACTGGATATGACCCTACCTAAAGGAAAAAGATGATACAAGAATCAGAActcataagaataataatagcctgACTTGAGGGATGTACAAGTTAGTAATGTCACAAACCAAGCAACATTCACATAATCTCTGAAACTGATCAACATGCTTTTTATGCTTGTGCTTCTGTTTTTCTGTTGATGGATAAGGTGGGAGTATAAAAGAAGGATTCTACATTTTTAACAAATACCCCAAAACTCATCACAGGATCCCAAAAACAAGAACTCAAAAGGATGTttaaaatcatctagttcaatactatcattttatagataaggaaaccggGGTGGAATTacgtgacttccccaggatcatacAATTAATGTGGCCAAGGTACATTTCAGGCacaggtcttactgattccatgTCCAGGGCTCCTTAAGCTCCACCTAAATACTCTAGAGGTGAAAGAGATGCAGCAAACAGAGCAATGTCATTTAACTGGAATGTGAAATGTTTAACTAatgagataaatagaaaatagacaTGTAAATTCCAAGGAATGATATGGAAAATAAAGATATTCAACATAGATCTTATAATTGCCCAAAATAATTCTGTGAAATTGCCTTGAAAGCATGAGATACATTCTTTAAAAGTTCTCAGTGGTAATAAATCATTGTCCTTAGAAAATGACTTTGATTTTAAGAAATAACTAAAAGACATTTAGAGTCAAGTGTAATTAAGAGAAGAGGACCTTAAGGTGGATTAATGTCATTTCAGGTTAACAGCTAGCTGTAACTATAAagtgaaaattttcttttatggCTCATAAAATAGTTCTGGAGAAAATCCCAAACTATATTATTCCCGATGACATGAGACATTAGTTTGAGTAAATACAATTGGGCATTTTGCCTAAAGTTTGAGGACAAAGATAAGGACAGGATGTCAGAGGAAGCAGTAAAACAAGCTCAAGAAATTACACAACCAGAAAAAAAGGTAATCTACAGAGACTGAGATGACAGATCTATCAGAAACGACAAGGAGGCATATTATCAGTACTATCTGACTTGATTCCACCTCATACCCATTccattggcaaaatggaaaatgttaaatgttgaaAGGGTCATGGAGGAAACAtcattttattgttctgttgataaAACTGTGAATTGCTCcagccattatggaaagcaatttggaaccatgcacCAAAATTTACTAAACTGCACATACCATTTGATCAGTGATAGCACTATTAAATCAATACCCCCAAATAGATTAAAGAAGGAGGCAAAGGACCAATACATACACAGGTATTAAGAGCAGTTTGTTTTGTGGCAGCATAGAACCAGaaactaaagggatgcccatcacttatgtaatggttgaacaaattattgtatatgaatgtgatggaattacattgatcagaattattctgatcaacataatgaccaaccacGATTCCAAACACCCTAGGATGAAAGATGCTACCTACCCTTTTAAAGAATTGTGATGAACTCAAAGCACAGACCAAGTATCATATTTCTTGGAGATGTCCAATGCAAAAATTTGTTTCGcttaattatgcatatttgttataagtgtattgtttttattttttccagtggaGAGGGGAtggaaagaaatgtgaaaaaaattactataagataaaaaatgaaataaaatttaattttaatgaaaaCTATCAGACttctcaagaaagaaaataactttaCCATG from Trichosurus vulpecula isolate mTriVul1 chromosome 8, mTriVul1.pri, whole genome shotgun sequence harbors:
- the LOC118828813 gene encoding olfactory receptor 4F3/4F16/4F29-like, which encodes MDGENHSIVSQFVFLGLSDSWEIQYLLFVSSSVLYVVNILGNMLILFTVTFDYHLHSPMYILLANLSFIDLGFSSVTVPKMICDLFKKHKLISFGGCIAQIFLNHTFGGTEMVLLIAMAFDRYVAICKPLHYLTIMNPRMCIFLLIVAWLIGLIHSLIQLAFVVNLTFCGPNELDSFFCDLPRFIKLACTETYRLQFMVIANSGFISLGSFCLLIISYIFILVTVQNHSSGCSSKALSTLAAHITVVVLFFGPLIFFYTWPFPTSSLDKFLVIFVTVLTPFLNPVIYTFRNKEMKVAMGRVCSRLLKKVV